In Massilistercora timonensis, the following are encoded in one genomic region:
- a CDS encoding YlxR family protein, with protein sequence MNKNKKIPLRKCVGCQEMHSKKEMIRVIRTADQEFMLDATGRKNGRGAYLCPSRECLEKARKCKGLERSFGQAIPPEVYESLEKEMELLESE encoded by the coding sequence TTGAACAAGAATAAAAAGATACCTCTGCGGAAATGCGTGGGCTGTCAGGAAATGCACAGCAAAAAGGAGATGATCCGGGTCATCCGCACGGCGGACCAGGAATTTATGCTGGACGCCACCGGAAGGAAGAACGGCCGGGGGGCTTATCTTTGCCCCAGCCGGGAATGTCTGGAGAAAGCCAGGAAGTGCAAGGGCCTGGAGCGCTCTTTCGGGCAGGCGATCCCGCCGGAGGTGTATGAATCCCTGGAAAAGGAGATGGAGCTTCTTGAGTCAGAATAA
- a CDS encoding DNA topoisomerase (ATP-hydrolyzing) produces MENTQIIRTEYSDVMKKSYIDYAMSVIVARALPDVRDGLKPVQRRTLYDMHELGLKNDRPYRKCARIVGDTMGKYHPHGDSSIYEALVVMAQDFKKGTVLVDGHGNFGSIEGDGAAAMRYTEARLAKITQEAYLQDLDKDIVNFVPNFDETEKEPEVLPVRIPNLLVNGAEGIAVGMATSIPTHNLGEVIDGVKAYMKNNEISTRQLMKYIKGPDFPTGGIVVNKDDLLDIYETGTGKVKLRGKVEVEELKGGKSQIVISEIPYTMIGAGIGKFLNDVYNLVESKKTSDITDISNQSSKEGIRIVIELKKGADVENLINMLYKKTRLEDTFGVNMLAVADGRPETMGLKKIIEHHVDFQFELATRKYQTLLAKERDKKEIQEGLIKACDVIDLIIEILRGSQSVKDAKACLTDGVTDNIKFKSSISKKMAAMLRFTERQATAILEMRLYRLIGLEIEALMKEHEETLKNIARYEDILNNYDSMAEVIMADLDQIKKEFSWKRRTQIENAEEAVFEEKKIEEQEVIFLMDRFGYAKTIDRATYERNKEAADGENRYVISCLNTGKLCIFTDTGKMHQVKVLDLPYGKFRDKGQPIDNVSNYDSTQEEIVYICDSEQMRFARILFATRAGMIKKVPGTEFQVSKRTIAATKLQTEDAVVSVQVISDGQQVVLRTKDGYFLRFGAEEVSEKKKGAVGVRGIRLRKKDELEEVYLFEEGTETKVQYGDREVTLNRLKAAKRDGTGTKAR; encoded by the coding sequence ATGGAAAATACACAGATCATAAGAACCGAATATTCGGATGTGATGAAGAAATCGTATATCGATTATGCTATGAGCGTCATTGTAGCCCGAGCCCTTCCGGACGTCCGGGACGGCTTAAAGCCGGTGCAGCGGCGGACTCTTTACGATATGCATGAGCTGGGACTTAAAAATGACCGCCCCTACCGGAAATGTGCCCGTATCGTGGGTGATACCATGGGTAAATACCACCCCCACGGGGACAGTTCCATCTATGAAGCCCTGGTGGTGATGGCCCAGGATTTCAAGAAGGGCACCGTGCTGGTAGACGGCCATGGCAACTTTGGCTCTATCGAGGGAGACGGGGCGGCGGCCATGCGTTATACCGAGGCCCGTCTGGCGAAGATCACCCAGGAAGCCTATCTCCAGGATCTGGATAAGGACATTGTGAATTTTGTCCCCAACTTTGACGAGACGGAGAAGGAACCGGAAGTGCTGCCGGTGCGGATCCCAAACCTGCTGGTAAACGGCGCGGAAGGGATCGCGGTTGGTATGGCCACCAGCATCCCCACCCACAACCTGGGCGAGGTGATCGACGGGGTCAAGGCCTACATGAAGAACAATGAGATCAGCACCAGACAGCTGATGAAATATATCAAAGGGCCGGATTTTCCCACCGGGGGGATCGTGGTCAATAAAGACGACCTGCTGGATATCTACGAAACCGGGACCGGAAAGGTGAAGCTGCGGGGTAAGGTGGAAGTAGAAGAATTAAAGGGGGGCAAGAGCCAGATCGTGATCTCGGAGATCCCCTATACCATGATCGGGGCAGGGATCGGAAAATTCCTGAACGACGTCTACAATCTGGTAGAGTCCAAGAAGACCAGCGATATCACCGACATTTCTAATCAGTCCTCCAAGGAAGGGATCCGGATCGTCATTGAGCTCAAAAAGGGCGCGGACGTGGAAAATCTCATCAACATGCTCTACAAGAAGACCCGGCTGGAGGACACCTTTGGGGTAAATATGCTGGCAGTGGCGGACGGACGCCCGGAGACCATGGGCTTGAAGAAGATCATCGAGCACCATGTGGATTTTCAGTTTGAGCTTGCCACCCGCAAGTATCAGACGCTTCTTGCCAAGGAGCGGGATAAAAAGGAGATCCAGGAAGGGCTGATCAAAGCCTGCGACGTGATCGACCTGATCATTGAGATCCTGCGGGGCAGCCAGTCGGTGAAAGACGCCAAGGCCTGTCTCACAGACGGGGTGACCGACAATATCAAGTTCAAGTCAAGTATTTCCAAAAAGATGGCGGCCATGCTGCGGTTTACTGAGCGGCAGGCCACAGCCATCCTGGAGATGCGTCTCTACCGGCTGATCGGCCTGGAGATCGAGGCGCTGATGAAGGAGCATGAGGAAACGCTGAAAAATATCGCCCGCTATGAGGACATTTTAAATAATTATGACTCTATGGCAGAAGTGATCATGGCGGACTTAGACCAGATCAAGAAGGAATTCTCCTGGAAACGGCGCACCCAGATCGAGAATGCTGAGGAGGCCGTGTTTGAGGAGAAGAAGATCGAAGAGCAGGAAGTGATCTTCCTGATGGACCGGTTCGGCTATGCCAAGACCATTGACCGGGCCACCTATGAGCGGAACAAAGAGGCGGCGGACGGGGAGAACCGGTATGTGATCAGCTGCCTGAATACCGGGAAGCTCTGTATCTTTACCGACACCGGAAAGATGCACCAGGTGAAGGTGCTGGATCTGCCTTACGGCAAGTTCCGGGATAAGGGGCAGCCTATTGACAATGTGAGCAATTACGACAGCACCCAGGAGGAGATCGTCTATATCTGCGACAGTGAGCAGATGCGATTTGCCAGGATCCTGTTCGCTACCCGGGCAGGTATGATCAAGAAGGTTCCGGGAACCGAGTTCCAGGTATCCAAGCGGACCATCGCGGCTACCAAGCTGCAGACGGAGGACGCGGTGGTGAGCGTTCAGGTGATCAGCGACGGCCAGCAGGTGGTGCTGCGGACAAAAGACGGATATTTCCTCCGGTTTGGCGCGGAAGAGGTGTCTGAGAAGAAGAAGGGCGCCGTGGGCGTGCGGGGGATCCGGCTGCGCAAGAAGGATGAACTGGAAGAGGTTTATCTTTTTGAAGAGGGAACAGAGACTAAAGTTCAGTACGGAGACCGGGAGGTCACGCTGAACCGGCTGAAAGCGGCGAAGCGGGACGGCACCGGTACGAAAGCGAGGTAG
- the nusA gene encoding transcription termination factor NusA: MNTELLEALNLLEKEKDISKETLLDAIENSLLNTCKNHFGKADNIKLTMDRETCDYQLYAEKEVVEEVEDTLEQISLEDAQEIDSKLGLGDIVRIPIESKSFGRIATQNAKNLILQKIREEERKVIYDQYFEKEKDIVTGIVQRYVGRNISINLGKADAMLTENEQVKGEVFKPTERIKLYVVEVKNTTKGPKILVSRTHPELVKRLFESEVTEVRDGIVEIKSIAREAGSRTKIAVWSNDPDVDPVGACVGMNGARVNAIVSELRGEKIDIINWSDNPAILIENALSPAKVISVMADPDEKTASVIVPDYQLSLAIGKEGQNARLAARLTGYKIDIKSETQAIESGELPENYMEMSEGVFEEEMYEDGYDEAYEEGYEDYAEDYDAGAAYEEEPEAEKE, from the coding sequence ATGAACACAGAATTACTGGAAGCATTGAACCTGTTGGAGAAGGAGAAGGACATCAGTAAGGAAACCTTGCTGGATGCCATTGAGAATTCCCTTCTGAATACCTGCAAGAATCATTTTGGCAAGGCGGACAACATTAAGCTGACCATGGATCGGGAGACCTGTGATTATCAGCTTTACGCGGAGAAAGAGGTTGTGGAGGAAGTTGAGGATACGCTGGAGCAGATCAGCCTGGAAGACGCTCAGGAGATAGACAGCAAGCTGGGACTTGGCGATATCGTGCGGATTCCTATCGAGTCCAAATCCTTTGGGCGGATTGCTACGCAGAACGCCAAGAACCTGATCCTGCAGAAGATCCGCGAGGAAGAGCGCAAAGTGATCTACGATCAGTATTTTGAGAAAGAAAAAGACATTGTCACCGGTATCGTACAGCGGTATGTGGGAAGAAATATCAGTATCAACCTGGGCAAGGCGGACGCCATGCTGACCGAGAACGAGCAGGTGAAAGGCGAGGTGTTCAAGCCCACCGAGCGGATCAAGCTGTATGTGGTAGAAGTCAAGAATACCACCAAGGGTCCCAAGATCCTGGTATCCCGGACTCATCCGGAGCTGGTGAAGCGGCTGTTTGAGTCTGAGGTCACTGAAGTCAGAGACGGGATCGTGGAGATCAAGAGCATTGCCAGAGAGGCGGGCAGCAGGACCAAGATCGCAGTGTGGTCCAATGATCCGGATGTAGATCCGGTGGGAGCCTGCGTGGGAATGAACGGCGCGAGAGTCAATGCCATTGTCAGCGAACTGCGGGGCGAGAAGATCGACATCATCAACTGGAGCGATAACCCGGCCATCCTGATCGAGAATGCGCTGAGCCCGGCGAAGGTCATCTCTGTTATGGCGGACCCGGATGAGAAGACGGCCAGCGTGATCGTGCCGGACTATCAGCTGTCCCTTGCCATCGGCAAGGAAGGCCAGAACGCCAGACTTGCGGCGCGGCTGACCGGATATAAGATCGACATCAAGAGTGAGACACAGGCCATTGAATCCGGAGAACTGCCGGAGAACTATATGGAAATGAGCGAAGGCGTCTTCGAGGAAGAAATGTACGAGGACGGCTATGACGAGGCCTATGAGGAAGGCTACGAAGACTACGCTGAGGACTACGATGCCGGGGCTGCTTACGAAGAGGAGCCGGAGGCAGAAAAGGAATAA
- a CDS encoding 3-isopropylmalate dehydrogenase, protein MEKKEVLQWHPAFFAGIQIELEEEREYLSFENEHQLGTKPKEIDVLIIKKDGTHPIHKNIGRIFRGHNLIEYKSPADSLNIDDFYKVYGYACFYKSDSSMADVIPIDDLAITFVCHRYPRNLMEHLTKKRSFQIQETDSGIFYVTGDFIPIQIIVTKKLSKEENLWLASLTDHLDSEAEAEKLVTEYRNHTTNKLYQSVMDIIVRANHKQFEEAVKMCEALKELFEDEFQERENRGIQEGKLEAQTRINSLILRLSELGRTEDIVRSAKDPAYQEQLLKELNL, encoded by the coding sequence ATGGAGAAAAAAGAAGTCCTCCAATGGCACCCTGCATTTTTTGCCGGGATACAGATTGAACTGGAGGAGGAACGGGAATACCTGTCCTTTGAAAACGAACATCAGCTTGGGACAAAACCTAAAGAGATCGATGTGCTCATCATTAAAAAAGACGGGACACATCCGATCCACAAAAATATTGGAAGAATCTTCCGGGGGCACAACCTGATCGAATATAAGAGTCCGGCAGATTCTTTAAATATTGACGATTTTTATAAAGTATACGGCTATGCCTGTTTTTACAAATCTGATTCATCAATGGCAGATGTGATCCCCATAGACGATCTGGCGATCACATTTGTCTGCCACCGGTATCCCCGGAATCTAATGGAGCATTTAACGAAAAAACGCAGCTTTCAGATCCAGGAAACAGACTCTGGCATTTTCTATGTGACAGGCGATTTTATTCCTATTCAGATCATTGTGACAAAAAAACTTTCGAAAGAAGAAAATTTATGGCTGGCCAGCCTGACGGATCATCTGGACAGCGAGGCAGAAGCAGAAAAACTGGTCACCGAATACCGGAACCATACAACAAATAAACTCTATCAGTCTGTCATGGATATTATTGTCCGGGCAAACCACAAGCAGTTTGAGGAGGCAGTAAAAATGTGTGAAGCATTAAAAGAATTATTCGAAGATGAATTCCAGGAAAGAGAAAACCGCGGGATCCAGGAAGGAAAATTAGAAGCTCAGACCCGGATCAACAGCCTGATCCTTCGGCTGTCCGAACTTGGCCGCACAGAAGATATTGTAAGATCCGCGAAAGACCCGGCATATCAGGAACAACTCCTGAAGGAACTAAATCTGTAA
- the nudC gene encoding NAD(+) diphosphatase: MIQDIGPYRYDNAYHPKRPKEEDFLLCYQGKQALLRKQGEEIRFPAFREAQAYWEGETEKLYEEAVYLFAIDGMHFYLHRGFDGHCLEKEGFAWENTWIFRSARPKYLRFAGITGWQLFQWYESRRFCGRCGRPMVQDEKERMMKCPSCGLMEFPKICPAVIIGVTCGDKILMSKYAGRDFTDYALLAGFCEVGEPIEETVRREVMEEVGLKVKNITYFKSQPWSFSDTLLMGFFCELDGEGEISIDQEELAMAEWFRREDMPVKEEDLSLTNAMMMAFKEGKVCLQRGR; this comes from the coding sequence ATGATCCAGGATATCGGCCCGTATCGCTATGATAACGCCTATCATCCAAAGCGGCCAAAAGAGGAGGATTTCCTGCTGTGCTATCAGGGAAAGCAGGCGCTTTTGAGAAAGCAGGGGGAGGAGATCCGGTTTCCTGCCTTCCGTGAGGCGCAGGCCTACTGGGAGGGAGAAACAGAAAAACTTTACGAAGAGGCGGTCTATCTCTTCGCCATTGATGGGATGCATTTTTATCTTCACCGGGGATTTGACGGGCACTGTCTGGAGAAGGAGGGGTTTGCCTGGGAGAATACCTGGATCTTCCGGAGCGCCAGGCCCAAATATCTGCGGTTTGCCGGGATCACCGGCTGGCAGCTCTTCCAGTGGTATGAGAGCCGCCGGTTCTGCGGCCGGTGCGGAAGACCCATGGTGCAGGATGAGAAGGAGCGGATGATGAAGTGTCCCTCCTGCGGCCTGATGGAGTTTCCCAAGATCTGCCCGGCGGTGATCATCGGGGTCACCTGTGGAGATAAGATCCTGATGTCCAAGTACGCGGGGCGGGATTTTACCGACTATGCCCTGCTGGCCGGATTCTGCGAGGTGGGAGAGCCTATTGAGGAGACGGTGCGCCGGGAAGTGATGGAGGAAGTGGGACTGAAGGTGAAGAACATCACCTACTTCAAGAGTCAGCCCTGGTCCTTCTCTGATACCCTTCTGATGGGATTCTTCTGTGAACTGGACGGAGAGGGAGAGATCTCCATCGACCAGGAAGAACTTGCCATGGCAGAGTGGTTCCGGCGGGAGGATATGCCGGTGAAGGAGGAGGACTTAAGCCTGACCAACGCTATGATGATGGCGTTCAAGGAGGGGAAGGTATGCCTTCAGAGGGGAAGATAA
- a CDS encoding helix-turn-helix transcriptional regulator, producing the protein MDAEKFGAFISQCRKEKQMTQAELAARLQVTDKAVSRWERGVGFPDISTIEPLADALDISVVELMKSEKSVATELSKEEAAQAVSDTLTLAKARQRQERKHIRTLLGILAVLLLLFLWMDHMQWQLDTILFTGIGVVFPLFCLSGSLVLLGYGIRRKQRGQPFGQTLAAGLGLFLLLILFLGLFFLAGAAGIGPVPA; encoded by the coding sequence ATGGACGCAGAAAAATTCGGAGCTTTTATCTCCCAATGCCGAAAAGAAAAACAAATGACCCAGGCAGAACTTGCCGCCAGACTCCAGGTTACGGACAAGGCAGTCAGCCGCTGGGAACGGGGAGTCGGATTCCCGGATATCAGCACCATCGAGCCCCTGGCAGACGCGTTAGACATCAGTGTCGTAGAACTTATGAAGTCTGAGAAAAGTGTGGCCACGGAACTATCAAAAGAAGAAGCGGCCCAAGCCGTCTCAGATACCCTCACGCTTGCCAAAGCCAGGCAGAGACAGGAACGGAAACATATCCGCACCCTCCTCGGAATCCTGGCTGTCCTCTTACTGTTATTCCTGTGGATGGATCACATGCAATGGCAACTGGATACCATCCTCTTCACAGGGATCGGCGTAGTGTTCCCCCTCTTTTGTCTCTCTGGCTCCCTGGTGCTTCTGGGCTATGGGATCCGACGGAAACAAAGGGGACAGCCCTTTGGCCAGACTCTTGCCGCAGGACTTGGACTTTTCCTCCTGTTGATCCTGTTTTTAGGACTGTTCTTCCTGGCGGGCGCCGCCGGGATCGGACCGGTGCCTGCGTAA
- a CDS encoding ribosomal L7Ae/L30e/S12e/Gadd45 family protein, whose amino-acid sequence MSQNKALSLLGLATKAGKVASGEFCTEKEVKSGRAALVIVAGDASENTKKRFRNMCSFYKVPIYFYKDKDTLGHAMGKEFRASLAVTDEGFAKGIRKHLDTEENTIA is encoded by the coding sequence TTGAGTCAGAATAAGGCGTTGTCTTTGCTTGGCCTTGCGACAAAGGCCGGGAAAGTGGCAAGCGGAGAGTTCTGCACAGAAAAAGAGGTGAAATCCGGCCGGGCCGCGCTGGTGATCGTGGCCGGGGACGCCTCGGAGAACACGAAGAAGAGATTTCGGAATATGTGCAGTTTTTATAAAGTGCCAATCTATTTTTACAAAGATAAAGATACCTTGGGACATGCAATGGGAAAAGAGTTCCGTGCATCCCTTGCAGTCACGGATGAGGGGTTTGCAAAAGGAATCAGGAAACATTTGGACACAGAAGAGAATACAATTGCATAA
- the rimP gene encoding ribosome maturation factor RimP, whose product MSKRELYEQKTEQLLTPIVEEYGFELVDVEYVKEGSTWYLRSYIDKPGGISIDDCEKVSRRLSDLLDQEDFIEDAYIMEVSSPGLGRPLKKEKDFRRSLGEEVEIRTYRMIDKQKEFTGILKDYDENTVTITLADETEKTFDKDDIALIRLAFDF is encoded by the coding sequence TTGTCGAAAAGAGAACTTTACGAGCAGAAAACAGAACAGCTCTTAACTCCCATCGTAGAGGAATACGGGTTTGAGCTTGTGGATGTGGAGTATGTGAAAGAAGGCAGTACCTGGTACTTAAGGTCTTACATTGACAAACCCGGCGGGATCAGCATTGACGACTGTGAGAAGGTGAGCCGGCGGCTCTCCGACCTTTTGGATCAGGAAGACTTTATCGAGGACGCCTATATCATGGAGGTCAGCTCCCCGGGACTTGGCCGGCCGCTGAAGAAGGAGAAGGATTTCAGACGGAGCCTGGGAGAAGAGGTGGAGATCCGGACCTATCGGATGATTGATAAGCAGAAGGAATTTACCGGGATCCTGAAGGATTACGATGAAAATACAGTAACCATCACACTTGCGGATGAGACAGAGAAGACATTTGACAAAGACGACATCGCTTTGATCCGTCTGGCATTTGATTTCTAG
- the infB gene encoding translation initiation factor IF-2 — MSKMKVYELAKELDIPSKELIEFLGGKQIEVKSHMSSLEEPEIKMVRDSFAGGSKPAEKPAEKPAEKPAEKPAGEAPKKKNIVHVFRPQNTQNGGRQGRRPAGGGHGGMSQGRPMQVNNGRPARRPGGPVRPGEERPQAGTARSGRSVAQAFERALGKKEAPQTEAAPAAKEQQVKPQAAARPQQEQPARREQAARPEQAARPEQAAHAGQANRPEPRRDGERSERREDRAPRREDRAPRRDGEKGQRRDDRGPRREGDRREDRAPRRDGERRDGRPGGRPEGRRNQGSSIPAPETPSQKPQRGKGKGKDDHKKKDYRHEEEDRKPKGKKQKTENKPQLQKPQPKAQKQEEEIKSITIPEVLTIQELADKMKVVPSVIVKKLFMQGKIVTVNQEIDYETAEEIALEFDILCEKEEVVDVIEELLKEDEEDEKKMKKRPPVVCVMGHVDHGKTSLLDAIRHTNVIGGEAGGITQHIGAYVVEKNGEKITFLDTPGHEAFTAMRMRGASSTDIAILVVAADDGVMPQTVEAINHAKAAGVEIIVAVNKIDKPSANVERVKQELTEYELIPEDWGGSTIFVPVSAKTGEGLEDLMEMILLTAEVLELKANPNRRARGLVLEAELDKGRGPVATVLVQKGTLRVGDAVAAGAAHGKVRAMMDDKGRRVKEAGPSMPVEILGLNDVPNAGEVLVGCGNDKEARSFAETFISQSKVKLLEETKSKLSLDDLFTQIQEGNLKELGIVVKADVQGSVEAIKQSLVKLSNDEVVVKIIHGGVGAINESDVSLASASNAIIIGFNVRPDATAKETAEREGVDIRLYRVIYNAIEDVEAAMKGMLDPVFEEKVLGHAEVRQLFKASGVGTIAGSYVLDGTFERDCSARIIRDGIVVYEGSLASLKRFKDDVKEVRAGYECGFVFNNFNDVKEGDQVEAYKMVEVPR, encoded by the coding sequence ATGTCGAAGATGAAAGTATATGAGTTAGCGAAAGAGCTGGATATCCCCAGCAAGGAACTGATCGAGTTCCTTGGGGGCAAGCAGATAGAAGTAAAAAGCCACATGAGTTCCCTGGAGGAGCCGGAGATCAAGATGGTGCGGGATTCTTTCGCCGGCGGCAGCAAGCCGGCAGAGAAACCGGCGGAAAAGCCTGCGGAGAAACCGGCGGAGAAGCCGGCAGGCGAGGCCCCGAAGAAGAAGAATATCGTGCATGTCTTCCGCCCCCAGAACACTCAGAACGGCGGACGCCAGGGAAGACGTCCGGCAGGCGGCGGCCACGGGGGAATGTCCCAGGGCAGGCCGATGCAGGTGAATAACGGACGTCCGGCCAGACGGCCCGGCGGTCCTGTGCGCCCGGGGGAGGAAAGACCTCAGGCGGGCACGGCCAGATCCGGCCGTTCGGTAGCCCAGGCCTTTGAGCGGGCGCTGGGCAAGAAGGAGGCGCCGCAGACAGAGGCGGCCCCGGCAGCAAAGGAACAGCAGGTGAAGCCCCAGGCAGCGGCAAGACCGCAGCAGGAGCAGCCGGCGCGCAGAGAGCAGGCTGCCCGTCCGGAACAGGCAGCCCGTCCGGAGCAGGCGGCCCATGCAGGGCAGGCAAACCGTCCGGAGCCAAGAAGAGACGGTGAGAGAAGCGAAAGAAGAGAAGACCGCGCGCCAAGAAGAGAGGACCGCGCTCCCAGAAGAGACGGGGAGAAAGGTCAGCGCAGAGATGACAGAGGCCCAAGAAGAGAGGGCGACAGAAGAGAGGATCGCGCTCCCAGAAGAGACGGGGAGAGAAGAGACGGCCGTCCCGGCGGACGCCCGGAGGGCAGAAGGAACCAGGGCAGCAGTATCCCGGCTCCGGAGACTCCCTCTCAGAAGCCCCAGAGAGGTAAAGGCAAAGGGAAGGACGATCATAAGAAGAAAGATTACCGCCATGAGGAAGAGGACAGAAAGCCAAAGGGCAAGAAGCAGAAGACGGAGAATAAGCCGCAGCTTCAGAAGCCTCAGCCGAAGGCTCAGAAACAGGAAGAAGAGATCAAGTCCATTACCATTCCGGAGGTGCTGACCATCCAGGAACTGGCGGACAAGATGAAAGTGGTTCCTTCTGTGATCGTGAAGAAACTGTTCATGCAGGGCAAGATCGTTACCGTCAACCAGGAGATCGATTACGAAACCGCGGAAGAGATCGCGCTGGAGTTCGATATCCTCTGTGAGAAAGAAGAAGTGGTTGACGTGATCGAGGAGCTTCTGAAGGAGGACGAGGAGGACGAGAAGAAGATGAAGAAGCGTCCTCCGGTAGTCTGCGTCATGGGTCATGTTGACCATGGTAAGACTTCCCTTCTGGACGCCATCCGCCACACCAATGTGATCGGCGGCGAGGCCGGCGGTATCACCCAGCACATCGGCGCCTATGTGGTAGAAAAGAACGGGGAGAAGATCACCTTCCTGGATACCCCGGGACACGAGGCGTTTACCGCCATGCGTATGCGTGGAGCCAGCTCCACCGATATCGCCATCCTGGTGGTAGCGGCGGACGACGGCGTGATGCCCCAGACCGTGGAAGCCATCAACCATGCCAAAGCGGCAGGGGTTGAGATCATTGTGGCAGTCAATAAGATCGACAAGCCAAGCGCCAATGTAGAGCGGGTAAAACAGGAACTGACCGAGTATGAGCTGATCCCGGAAGACTGGGGCGGAAGCACCATCTTTGTGCCGGTATCCGCGAAGACCGGGGAAGGCCTGGAGGATCTGATGGAGATGATCCTTCTGACGGCGGAGGTCCTGGAGTTAAAAGCCAATCCGAACCGCCGGGCAAGAGGTCTTGTGCTGGAGGCAGAGCTGGATAAAGGAAGAGGTCCGGTGGCCACCGTACTGGTGCAGAAGGGAACTCTGCGCGTCGGAGATGCGGTAGCGGCCGGCGCAGCCCACGGAAAAGTCCGGGCAATGATGGACGACAAGGGACGCCGGGTGAAAGAAGCCGGCCCGTCCATGCCTGTGGAGATCCTGGGTCTCAACGACGTGCCAAACGCCGGCGAAGTGCTGGTAGGCTGCGGCAATGACAAAGAGGCCAGAAGCTTTGCGGAGACCTTTATCTCCCAGAGCAAGGTAAAACTTCTGGAAGAGACAAAATCCAAGCTCTCCCTGGACGATCTGTTTACCCAGATCCAGGAGGGCAACCTGAAAGAGCTTGGCATCGTAGTAAAAGCGGACGTACAGGGATCTGTGGAAGCCATCAAGCAGAGCCTTGTGAAACTGTCCAACGACGAAGTGGTAGTCAAGATCATTCACGGCGGCGTAGGCGCCATCAACGAGTCGGACGTCAGCCTGGCATCTGCTTCCAACGCCATCATTATCGGATTCAATGTGCGTCCGGATGCGACGGCCAAGGAGACGGCGGAGCGGGAAGGCGTGGATATCCGTCTCTACCGGGTAATCTACAACGCCATCGAAGATGTGGAAGCGGCCATGAAGGGAATGCTGGATCCGGTATTCGAAGAAAAGGTGCTGGGCCATGCGGAAGTGCGGCAGCTGTTCAAGGCTTCCGGCGTGGGAACCATCGCCGGGTCCTACGTGCTGGACGGAACCTTCGAGCGGGACTGCTCCGCCCGGATCATCCGGGACGGCATTGTGGTCTACGAAGGATCCCTTGCTTCCCTGAAGCGGTTTAAAGACGACGTAAAAGAAGTGCGCGCAGGATATGAGTGTGGATTTGTATTCAACAATTTCAACGACGTGAAGGAAGGCGACCAGGTAGAAGCCTACAAGATGGTGGAAGTACCGAGATAA